The following proteins are encoded in a genomic region of Arcobacter suis CECT 7833:
- a CDS encoding lysophospholipid acyltransferase family protein yields MKNYFKFSVLPYILYLLIKLIYLTNRKTFHHPKLNENEAFIFVAWHGDLVSQPINYFNKRPNGKVKTMISQSKDGEIIAKVYSLFGIGAIRGSSSKGAAKALISTIREIKSGYDVAISPDGPRGPRFSVASGVVAIAQKSGARIVVLSSKPEKYWQFNSWDKFILPKPFGKVNFYMSEPYDIVNLEFEEARDFIKNKMLLNVIL; encoded by the coding sequence ATGAAAAACTACTTTAAATTTAGTGTACTACCTTATATATTATATTTATTAATTAAATTGATATATTTAACAAATAGAAAAACTTTTCATCACCCAAAATTAAATGAAAATGAAGCTTTTATTTTTGTTGCATGGCATGGAGATTTAGTTTCTCAACCGATTAATTATTTTAATAAAAGACCAAATGGTAAAGTAAAAACGATGATTAGTCAAAGTAAAGATGGGGAAATTATTGCAAAAGTATATTCTTTATTTGGTATAGGTGCAATTAGAGGATCTTCTTCTAAAGGTGCAGCTAAAGCATTAATTAGTACAATAAGAGAAATTAAATCAGGTTACGATGTTGCAATATCACCTGATGGTCCAAGAGGCCCTAGATTTAGCGTTGCATCAGGTGTTGTGGCTATCGCTCAAAAAAGTGGTGCAAGAATTGTAGTTTTAAGTTCTAAACCAGAAAAATATTGGCAATTTAATTCTTGGGATAAATTTATATTACCAAAACCATTTGGGAAAGTAAATTTTTATATGTCAGAACCTTACGATATTGTTAATCTAGAGTTTGAAGAAGCGAGAGATTTTATTAAAAATAAGATGTTGTTAAATGTTATACTTTAA